The following are encoded together in the Cynocephalus volans isolate mCynVol1 chromosome 4, mCynVol1.pri, whole genome shotgun sequence genome:
- the LOC134376993 gene encoding uracil-DNA glycosylase-like, whose protein sequence is MIGQKTLYSFFSPSPASRRRARSPEPADSGTGVAAVAEESGDATDSPAKKARAEQDEPGTPPSSPLSPEQLVRIQRNKAAALLRLAARNVPVGFGESWKKHLSGEFGKPYFIKLMGFVAEERKHYTVYPPPHQVFTWTQMCDVRDVKVVILGQDPYHGPNQAHGLCFSVQRPVPPPPSLENIYKELSTDIDGFVHPGHGDLSGWAKQGVLLLNAVLTVRAHQANSHKERGWEQFTDAVVSWLNQNSNGLVFLLWSSYAQRKGSAIDRKRHHVLQTAHPSPLSVYRGFFGCRHFSKTNELLQ, encoded by the coding sequence ATGATCGGCCAGAAGACGCTCTACTCCTTTTTCTCCCCGAGTCCTGCCAGCCGGCGACGTGCCCGCAGCCCCGAGCCGGCCGACTCGGGGACCGGCGTGGCGGCCGTAGCTGAGGAGAGCGGGGATGCAACGGACAGCCCCGCCAAGAAGGCCCGGGCTGAGCAGGACGAGCCCGGCACGCCGCCCTCCTCGCCGCTGAGCCCTGAGCAGCTGGTCCGCATCCAGAGGAACAAGGCCGCGGCCCTGCTCAGACTCGCGGCCCGCAACGTGCCCGTGGGTTTTGGTGAGAGTTGGAAGAAGCACCTCAGCGGAGAGTTCGGGAAGCCGTATTTTATAAAGCTAATGGGATTTgttgcagaagaaagaaaacattatactGTTTATCCACCCCCACACCAAGTCTTCACATGGACCCAAATGTGTGACGTAAGAGATGTGAAGGTTGTCATCCTGGGACAGGATCCATATCATGGACCCAATCAAGCTCATGGGCTCTGCTTTAGTGTTCAAAGACCTGTTCCACCTCCGCccagtttggaaaacatttataaagaGCTGTCTACTGACATCGATGGTTTTGTTCATCCTGGCCATGGAGATTTATCTGGGTGGGCCAAACAAGGTGTTCTCCTACTCAATGCTGTGCTCACAGTTCGGGCCCATCAAGCCAATTCTCATAAGGAGAGAGGTTGGGAGCAGTTTACTGATGCAGTTGTGTCCTGGCTAAATCAAAATTCGAATGGCCTTGTCTTCTTGCTCTGGAGCTCTTATGCTCAGAGGAAGGGCAGTGCCATTGACAGGAAGCGGCACCATGTACTGCAGACTGCTCATCCCTCCCCGTTGTCCGTGTATAGAGGGTTCTTTGGATGcagacatttttctaaaaccAACGAGCTGCTGCAGTAG